The following proteins come from a genomic window of Ictalurus furcatus strain D&B chromosome 12, Billie_1.0, whole genome shotgun sequence:
- the LOC128615546 gene encoding ADP-ribosylation factor-binding protein GGA3-like — protein MVTQGLQDLAMLNLGEVQSVSGQPVMATGVGLGFGVSSSLSSSNPFISSSMPGSPLRSLQGNPVHSEASLSNLHVPLDSIKTSKTLPVTAYDKDGVRVLLHFGSECPPGRPDVLVIVVSMLNTAPLAVKNIELQAAVPKSMKVKLQSPSGAELAPFNPVLPPSSITQVMLLANPLKEKVRLRYKLMFLLGERQYCEVGELDQFPPPERWGNL, from the exons ATGGTGACTCAGGGGCTGCAGGATCTCGCCATGCTGAACCTGGGAGAGGTGCAGAG TGTCTCGGGTCAGCCCGTCATGGCCACCGGTGTTGGTTTGGGTTTCGGcgtttcctcctctctctcctcctccaacCCATTTATCAGCTCCAGCATGCCCGGCTCGCCCCTGCGCTCTCTACAGGGAAACCCCGTGCACTCTGAGGCATCCCTCAGCAACCTACATGTTCCCCTGGACTCCATCAAAACCA gtaaGACTCTTCCTGTGACTGCGTACGATAAAGACGGAGTGCGCGTCCTCCTGCACTTCGGCTCTGAGTGTCCTCCCGGGAGACCCGACGTCCTCGTCATCGTGGTGTCCATGCTGAACACGGCTCCTCTCGCAGTGAAGAACATCGAGCTACAGGCCGCAGTGCCGAag tccaTGAAAGTGAAGCTTCAGAGTCCGTCAGGAGCCGAGCTGGCGCCCTTTAACCCCGTCCTGCCCCCTTCCTCCATCACACAGGTCATGCTTCTCGCTAACCCGCTTAAG gagaaGGTGCGTCTGCGCTATAAGCTGATGTTCCTCCTCGGTGAGAGACAGTACTGTGAAGTGGGTGAGCTGGatcagtttcctccaccagagAGATGGGGAAACCTGTag
- the LOC128615534 gene encoding NLR family CARD domain-containing protein 3-like codes for METPDLDTDNVTPPSNNHKLKRKRSDSPEPSCVSMKSDVSMQLPRNFRNKDSSSVHSKLKRKRSDAPEPSCVSMKSDVSMQLPRNFSDRDSSSVHSVLQKSGDRREKDIITATGHDPEPAAVNDFQKKFKLNLVKKFQCLNGVMINRENRTLLNEIYTELYITEGDGGDVNKEHEVRQIEAASRRTTTEETPIKCNDIFKPLSDQDKPIRTVLTKGVAGIGKTVSVQKFILDWAEGKVNQDVQLMFPLPFRELNLMKDQKLSLMDLLHVCFKETKETEMSSLEKVLFIFDGLDEYRFPLDFQNTERVCDVTESASVHVLLINLIKGNLLPSALIWITSRPAAADQIPSECVHRVTEVRGFNDPQKEEYFRKRIGDQSLANNIITHLKSLRSLYIMCHIPVFCWISATVLERMLGEEESGEMPKTLTQMYTHFIIQTNIIREKYSKKQESDEEMLLKLGRLAFQQLMKGNLIFYEEDLRECGIDVREAAVYLGVCTQIFREEFGLHQSKVYCFVHLSIQEHLAALYVHLTFMKEKRNVLVQSWLSEPEILSDEEDESEMFSESEMFHHQWIEEITVSDVHKSAVDQALKSETGHLDLFLRFLLGLSLESNQKLLHALVTHAGSSSQTGKGDTVQYIKEMISEDPPTEKSINLFHCLNELGDNSLVAEIQRYLKSGTQSELSSSQWSALVFVLLTSAEELEEFDLSKYISTDKIRDRILVKVMPVIAASRKAM; via the exons ATGGAGACCCCTGACCTGGACACAGATAATGTGACCCCGCCCTCAAATAACCA TAAACTCaagagaaagagatcagactccccagaacccagctgtgtctccatgaagagtgatgtgTCTATGCAGCTTCCTCGGAACTTTAGAAATAAAGACTCCTCGTCTGTACACAG TAAACTCaagagaaagagatcagacgccccagaacccagctgtgtctccatgaagagtgatgtgTCTATGCAGCTTCCTCGGAACTTTAGTGATAGAGACTCCTCGTCTGTACACAG TGTTCTACAGAAGTCaggagacagaagagaaaaggaCATCATCACAGCTACAGG ACACGACCCGGAACCTGCTGCTGTAAATGACTTCCAGAAAAAGTTCAAATTAAATCTGGTGAAGaagtttcagtgtttaaatggAGTGATGATAAACCGGGAAAACCGAACActcctgaatgagatctacacagagctctacatcacagagggagacggtggagacgtcaataaagaacatgaggtgagacagatcgaggcagcatccaggagaacaacaacagaggaaacaccgATCAAATGCAATGACATCTTTAAGCCCTTATCTGATCAAGACAAACCCATCAGAACTGTGCTGACAAAGGGAGTCGCTGGCATCGGAAAAACAgtttctgtgcagaagttcattctggactgggctgaagggaaaGTAAATCAGGACGTCCAgctcatgtttccacttcctttcagagagctgaatttgatgaaggaccagaaactgagtctgatggatctccttcatgtctgttttaaggagacaaaagaaacagaaatgtccagtttggaaaaggttctgttcatttttgacgGATTGGACGAGTATCGTTTTCCTCTGGATTTCcagaacacagagagagtgtgtgatgtaactgaatcagcatcagtgcatgtgctgctgataaacctgatcaaagggaatctgcttccctctgctctcatctggatcacctcccgaccagcagcagctgatcaaatcccctctgagtgtgtccatcgagtcacagaggtacgagggttcaatgacccacagaaggaggagtacttcaggaagaggatcggtgatcagagcctggccaataacatcatcacacacctgaagtcattaagaagcctctacatcatgtgccacatcccagtcttctgctggatttcagccactgttctagagagaatgttgggtgaagaagagagtggagagatgcccaagactctgactcaaatgtacacacacttcatcattCAGACAAACATCATAAGAGAAAAGTACTCAAAGAAGCAGGAGAGTGATGAAGAAATGCTTCTCAAACTGGGACGACTGGCTTTTCAGCAGCTGATGAAGggcaacctgatcttctatgaggaagacctgagagagtgtggcattgatgtgagagaagcagcagtgtactTAGGTGTGTGTACTCAGATCTTCAGAGAAGAGTTTggacttcaccagagtaaagtgtactgctttgttcatctgagCATTCAGGAGCATCTCGCAGCTCTGTATGTGCACCTGACATTcatgaaagaaaagagaaatgttcttgtacaGAGTTGGCTTTCTGAACCAGAGATTTTATCTGACGAAGAGGATGAATCGGAGATGTTCTCTGAATCTGAGATGTTCCATCACCAGTGGATTGAAGAAATTACAGTCTCAGATGTCCACAAGAGTGCTGTAGATCAGGCCTTAAAGAGTGAGACTGGACATCTGGATCTTTTCCTCCGTtttcttctgggtctctcactagAGTCCAATCAGAAACTCTTACATGCCTTAGTAACACATGCAGGAAGTAGCTCCCAGACAGGAAAGGGGGACACGGTACAGTACATCAAGGAGATGATCAGTGAAGATCCCCCTACAGAGAAATCCAtaaatctgttccactgtctgaatgaactggggGACAATTCTCTAGTGGCGGAAATCCAACGctacctgaaatctggaacaCAAAGTGAACTCTCTTCTTCACAGTGgtctgctctggtgtttgtCTTACTGACATCAGCAGAGGAGCTGGAGGAATTTGACCTGAGTAAATATATCTCTACAGATAAAATAAGAGATAGGATTCTTGTGAAGGTGATGCCTGTGATTGCAGCATCCAGAAAAGCAATGTAA